A single Cyclopterus lumpus isolate fCycLum1 chromosome 1, fCycLum1.pri, whole genome shotgun sequence DNA region contains:
- the tspan34 gene encoding tetraspanin 34 encodes MCCSGFLKIMMFIFNGGIFLAGAGILGVGVWVKVDSGSLLVLLDNVEGTSEFSQLVNVAYVLIGVGAVRLVIGFLGCCGAVRESRCMLLTFFSIVLIIFLIEVAGAVVLLVFQDVAEQLLDHVEDQVKTSIKDNYGSNEKFTSIWNATMEEFKCCGYKNYTDFDGSAFNNQLGGDLYPVTCCKETIGVCNTDEAYNSMIEGCFNKLLQLIEENAGIIGAVALGIAALEVAAMVVSMVLFKNIGEKA; translated from the exons ATGTGTTGCTCCGGTTTTCTCAAAATCATGATGTTCATCTTCAATGGTGGCATCTTT TTGGCAGGTGCAGGCATCCTGGGTGTGGGAGTGTGGGTGAAGGTGGACAGTGGTTCTCTGCTGGTTTTACTGGATAATGTGGAGGGCACGTCTGAGTTCTCCCAGTTGGTCAACGTCGCCTACGTGCTCATCGGAGTGGGCGCCGTGCGGCTGGTCATTGGCTTCCTGGGCTGCTGCGGAGCTGTCAGGGAGAGCAGGTGTATGCTGCTGACG TTCTTCAGCATTGTGCTGATCATCTTCCTCATCGAGGTAGCGGGAGCTGTGGTGCTGCTCGTCTTCCAGGATGTG GCTGAGCAGCTTCTTGACCATGTGGAGGATCAAGTTAAAACGAGCATTAAAGACAACTATGGAAGCAATGAGAAGTTCACCAGTATCTGGAACGCCACCATGGAGGAG TTTAAGTGCTGCGGATACAAGAACTACACAGATTTCGATGGCTCCGCTTTTAACAATCAGCTCGGAGGAGATTTGTATCCAGTCACATGTTGCAAAGAAACCATCGGCGTGTGCAATACAGACGAAGCATATAATTCG ATGATTGAAGGCTGCTTTAATAAGCTTCTGCAGCTGATAGAGGAAAACGCTGGGATCATCGGAGCCGTGGCTCTAGGAATCGCTGCTCTTGAG GTTGCTGCCATGGTGGTATCGATGGTCCTCTTCAAGAATATTGGCGAGAAGGCGTGA